One Marinibacterium anthonyi genomic region harbors:
- the tatC gene encoding Sec-independent protein translocase protein TatC: MSSTQDDDIEDSAAPLIEHLAELRQRLIWSVVAFMVAMVACFTVGGAILDFLLIPIEKTMRALGDPNPVMQYTAPQEYFFTLVRISMVFGLGLSFPVIAYQMWRFVAPGLYRSEKNAFLPFLIASPGLFLLGAAFAHYVVTPLAMQFFLGFADASSLVSNLVATVADGVVEVTQNPVAPKHGIEIVFNGKVNETLDITLKLIVAFGICFQLPVLLTLMGKAGLVSAEGLGNVRKYAVVAILVLAALVTPPDVITQAILFVVVYGLYEISIFLVKRVEKTRDANLRADGYFDDDDEDPMAAEFEDKEDK; this comes from the coding sequence ATGAGCAGCACCCAAGACGACGACATCGAAGACAGCGCCGCGCCGCTGATCGAGCACCTGGCGGAATTGCGACAACGGCTGATCTGGTCCGTTGTCGCTTTCATGGTCGCCATGGTGGCGTGTTTCACGGTCGGGGGGGCGATCCTCGACTTTCTGCTGATTCCGATCGAGAAGACCATGCGCGCGCTGGGGGATCCGAACCCGGTGATGCAGTACACCGCGCCGCAGGAGTATTTCTTTACCCTGGTGCGGATTTCGATGGTGTTCGGGCTGGGGCTGTCTTTTCCGGTGATCGCTTACCAGATGTGGCGTTTCGTGGCGCCAGGGCTGTACCGGTCTGAAAAGAATGCGTTTCTGCCGTTCCTGATCGCATCGCCGGGGCTGTTCCTGCTGGGCGCGGCATTTGCCCATTACGTCGTGACGCCGCTTGCGATGCAATTCTTCCTGGGCTTCGCGGATGCGTCTTCGCTGGTGTCGAACCTGGTGGCGACGGTCGCCGACGGGGTGGTCGAGGTCACGCAGAACCCCGTGGCGCCCAAGCACGGAATCGAGATCGTCTTCAACGGCAAGGTCAACGAGACCCTGGACATCACGCTGAAGCTGATCGTCGCCTTCGGGATCTGTTTCCAACTGCCAGTGCTCCTGACACTCATGGGCAAGGCCGGTCTGGTCAGTGCCGAGGGTCTGGGCAATGTCAGGAAGTACGCCGTTGTTGCCATCCTGGTGCTGGCCGCGCTGGTGACACCGCCCGACGTGATCACCCAGGCGATCCTGTTCGTGGTGGTCTACGGGCTTTACGAGATCTCGATCTTCCTGGTGAAACGGGTCGAAAAGACGCGGGATGCCAATCTGCGCGCAGACGGGTATTTCGACGATGACGACGAAGACCCGATGGCCGCCGAGTTCGAAGACAAGGAGGACAAGTGA
- the fbpC_2 gene encoding Fe(3+) ions import ATP-binding protein FbpC — MTPQQTATHLPDAPVARLEIRNLMRRYNGRAVVDDVSLSIQPGQVTCLLGPSGCGKSTTLRIIAGVECQEQGEILLDGHLISGPGRNLPPERRGIGLMFQDFALFPHLSVADNVAFGLRAGTREEKRARVAELLDRVDLLRFIDGYPHELSGGEQQRVALARALAPRPRVMLMDEPFSGLDNRLRDGIRDDTLDLLKAEDAAVLLVTHEPEEAMRMADEIALMRNGRIVQMGAPYNVYTRPADKAAVSFFSDTNVITAEVNGALAETVFGSFLAPGQPDGTVVDIVFRPQHVRIDFDRAGKGPLPTSQHGVAARGVVERSRFMGHESLVEFRMDHDASVLKATVPAVFLPKPGKPMWLTIPREKCFVFPA, encoded by the coding sequence GTGACGCCCCAGCAAACAGCCACCCACCTTCCCGACGCGCCGGTTGCCCGGCTTGAGATCCGCAATCTCATGCGCCGTTACAACGGGCGCGCGGTGGTGGATGACGTGTCCCTGTCGATCCAGCCCGGGCAGGTGACCTGCCTTCTGGGGCCGTCTGGCTGCGGCAAGTCGACGACTTTGCGGATCATCGCCGGCGTGGAATGTCAGGAGCAGGGGGAGATCCTGCTGGATGGTCATCTGATCAGCGGGCCGGGGCGCAACCTGCCGCCCGAACGGCGGGGTATCGGGCTGATGTTCCAGGATTTCGCGCTGTTTCCGCACCTGAGCGTCGCCGACAACGTGGCCTTCGGACTGCGCGCCGGCACGCGCGAGGAAAAGCGCGCGCGGGTGGCGGAACTGCTGGACCGCGTGGATTTGCTGCGCTTCATCGACGGGTATCCGCACGAACTTTCGGGCGGCGAACAGCAGCGGGTCGCGCTGGCGCGCGCGCTTGCGCCGCGGCCGCGGGTGATGCTGATGGACGAACCCTTTTCCGGCCTGGACAACCGCCTGCGCGACGGGATCCGGGACGACACGCTGGATCTGCTGAAGGCCGAGGATGCCGCCGTTCTGCTGGTCACGCACGAACCCGAAGAAGCGATGCGCATGGCCGACGAGATCGCGCTGATGCGCAATGGCCGGATCGTGCAGATGGGCGCGCCCTACAACGTCTATACCCGCCCGGCCGACAAGGCGGCGGTGTCCTTTTTCTCGGACACCAATGTGATCACGGCCGAGGTGAACGGCGCGCTGGCCGAAACCGTCTTTGGCAGCTTCCTTGCGCCGGGCCAGCCCGACGGCACGGTCGTCGACATCGTGTTCCGTCCGCAGCACGTGCGGATCGATTTCGACCGGGCAGGCAAGGGGCCGCTGCCGACCTCGCAGCACGGGGTAGCCGCGCGGGGCGTTGTGGAACGGTCGCGTTTCATGGGGCACGAAAGCCTGGTGGAATTCCGCATGGATCACGATGCGTCGGTGCTGAAGGCGACGGTTCCGGCGGTGTTCCTGCCCAAGCCGGGCAAGCCGATGTGGCTGACGATCCCGCGCGAGAAATGCTTTGTCTTTCCGGCCTGA
- the prfC gene encoding Peptide chain release factor 3, protein MLDTHSNRPALPPEIARRRTFAIISHPDAGKTTLTEKFLLYGGAIQMAGQVRAKGEARRTRSDFMQMEKDRGISVSASAMSFDYGKFRFNLVDTPGHSDFSEDTYRTLTAVDAAIMVIDGAKGVESQTRKLFEVCRLRDLPILTFCNKMDRESRDVFEIIDEIQENLAIDVTPASWPIGQGRDFVGCYDILRDRLELMDRADRNKVAESIAIEGLDDPKLAQHVPAHLLDQLKEELEMARELLPPLDPQALLDGTLTPIWFGSAINSFGVKELMDGIGAYGPQPQIQSAQPRKIAPEETKVSGFVFKVQANMDPKHRDRVAFVRMASGHFKRGMKLLHVRSRKPMAISNPVLFLASDRELAEEAWAGDIIGIPNHGQLRIGDTLTEGEALKVTGIPSFAPELLQTVRAGDPMKAKHLEKALMQFAEEGAAKVFKPMIGSGFIVGVVGQLQFEVLASRIELEYGLPVRFDASQFTSARWVSGDKLAVDKFVNANKQHISTDNDGDIVYLTRLQWDIDRIERDYPDVKLTATKEMMV, encoded by the coding sequence ATGTTGGACACCCATTCAAACCGCCCCGCATTGCCGCCCGAGATCGCGCGGCGCCGGACCTTTGCCATCATCTCGCACCCCGATGCGGGCAAGACGACTCTGACCGAGAAGTTCCTGCTGTACGGTGGCGCGATCCAGATGGCCGGACAGGTGCGCGCCAAGGGCGAGGCGCGGCGGACGCGGTCGGACTTCATGCAGATGGAAAAGGACCGGGGCATCTCGGTCTCGGCCTCGGCGATGTCCTTCGATTACGGCAAGTTCCGGTTCAACCTGGTCGACACGCCGGGCCACAGCGATTTCTCGGAAGACACCTATCGCACGCTGACGGCGGTCGATGCGGCGATCATGGTGATCGACGGGGCCAAGGGTGTCGAAAGCCAGACCCGCAAATTGTTCGAAGTCTGCCGCTTGCGCGACCTCCCGATATTGACATTTTGCAACAAAATGGATCGGGAAAGCCGCGATGTTTTCGAGATTATTGACGAAATCCAGGAAAACCTTGCGATCGACGTAACACCTGCCTCCTGGCCGATTGGCCAGGGTCGCGACTTTGTCGGCTGCTACGATATCCTGCGGGACCGGCTGGAATTGATGGACCGGGCCGACCGCAACAAGGTGGCGGAAAGCATCGCGATTGAGGGGCTGGACGACCCGAAGCTGGCGCAGCACGTGCCGGCGCATCTTCTGGACCAGCTCAAGGAAGAACTTGAGATGGCGCGCGAGCTTTTGCCGCCGCTGGACCCGCAGGCCCTGCTGGACGGGACGCTGACACCGATCTGGTTCGGCTCGGCGATCAATTCCTTCGGGGTCAAGGAATTGATGGACGGCATCGGCGCCTATGGGCCGCAGCCGCAGATCCAATCGGCGCAACCAAGGAAGATTGCGCCCGAAGAAACAAAGGTTTCCGGCTTTGTCTTCAAGGTGCAGGCGAACATGGATCCCAAGCACCGGGACCGCGTGGCCTTTGTCAGGATGGCGTCAGGACATTTCAAGCGCGGGATGAAACTGCTGCATGTACGGTCCAGGAAACCGATGGCCATTTCCAACCCCGTGCTGTTCCTGGCCTCTGACCGCGAACTGGCCGAAGAGGCCTGGGCCGGCGACATCATCGGCATCCCGAACCATGGCCAATTGCGCATCGGCGACACCCTGACCGAGGGCGAGGCGCTGAAGGTCACCGGCATCCCGTCCTTTGCGCCGGAACTGCTGCAGACCGTGCGCGCGGGCGATCCGATGAAGGCCAAGCACCTGGAAAAGGCGCTGATGCAGTTTGCCGAAGAAGGCGCGGCCAAGGTTTTCAAGCCCATGATCGGGTCCGGTTTCATCGTCGGCGTCGTGGGGCAGTTGCAGTTCGAAGTGCTCGCCAGCCGAATCGAACTGGAATACGGGCTGCCGGTCCGTTTCGATGCCTCGCAATTCACCTCGGCCCGCTGGGTCAGTGGCGACAAGCTGGCGGTGGACAAGTTCGTCAACGCCAACAAGCAGCACATCAGCACCGACAATGACGGCGACATCGTCTATCTGACCCGGCTTCAGTGGGACATCGACCGGATCGAACGCGACTATCCGGACGTCAAGCTGACCGCCACCAAAGAGATGATGGTCTGA
- a CDS encoding DNA alkylation repair enzyme, with amino-acid sequence MASGSSLKDELFNADSVGYLAGLFAGTGDFDGHQFATRVMDRLPELELKARIAWIAECLCAGLPPGLPEAAPILRAALPPPLDPTRTDDDFGRFIIAPLGEVVVALGLEDQPDLSLDLLEEITQRFSMEMSIRAFLIRWPDKVLARMEHWAGHPNYHVRRLVSEGTRPKLPWAQSIGLPPDRALPLLDRLHADPTRYVTRSVANHLNDVTKIDAAMALDRIDAWRAEARQVPKELGWMTSHALRGLVKAGDPRALALVGFDPQARITLADFHIPATARIGDTIEIRATLEGSADAGALVDYIFWRTRSNGQLAPKVHKLKKLRLMAGAPTTVAKRHHLKGDATTYRLYPGRHRISLQVNGRILAEAEFDLLAQ; translated from the coding sequence ATGGCGTCAGGATCCTCTCTCAAGGACGAACTTTTCAATGCGGACAGCGTCGGCTACCTGGCCGGGCTGTTCGCTGGGACGGGGGACTTTGACGGGCATCAGTTCGCGACCCGTGTCATGGACCGTCTGCCAGAGCTTGAGCTGAAGGCCCGGATCGCCTGGATTGCCGAATGCCTGTGTGCCGGGCTCCCGCCAGGCTTGCCCGAAGCGGCGCCGATCCTGCGCGCGGCCCTGCCGCCGCCGCTGGATCCCACCAGGACCGACGACGATTTCGGCCGCTTCATCATCGCGCCCCTGGGCGAGGTGGTGGTGGCGCTGGGGCTTGAGGATCAGCCCGACCTCTCGCTGGATCTGCTTGAAGAGATCACCCAGCGGTTTTCGATGGAGATGTCGATCCGTGCATTCCTGATCCGTTGGCCCGACAAGGTGTTGGCGCGGATGGAGCATTGGGCCGGTCACCCGAACTACCACGTGCGCCGGCTGGTCAGCGAGGGCACGCGCCCGAAACTGCCCTGGGCGCAGTCCATCGGCCTGCCGCCCGATCGTGCGCTGCCGCTGCTGGACCGGCTGCACGCGGATCCCACGCGCTATGTCACCCGGTCGGTCGCCAATCACCTCAACGACGTGACCAAGATCGATGCCGCGATGGCCCTGGACCGGATCGACGCCTGGCGGGCCGAGGCCCGGCAGGTACCGAAGGAACTGGGCTGGATGACCTCCCACGCGCTGCGGGGTCTGGTCAAGGCGGGCGATCCTCGGGCCCTGGCGCTTGTCGGCTTCGATCCACAGGCGCGGATCACGCTCGCCGATTTCCACATCCCGGCCACCGCGCGGATCGGCGACACGATCGAGATCCGGGCCACGCTGGAAGGCTCTGCCGATGCCGGCGCGCTGGTCGATTACATCTTCTGGCGGACCCGGTCGAACGGGCAGTTGGCGCCCAAGGTCCACAAGCTGAAGAAGCTGCGACTGATGGCAGGAGCGCCCACCACTGTTGCCAAACGCCATCACCTGAAGGGGGACGCCACCACCTATCGGCTGTATCCCGGGCGCCACAGGATCTCGCTTCAGGTCAACGGGCGCATCCTGGCCGAGGCCGAATTCGACCTGCTGGCACAGTAG
- a CDS encoding HTH domain protein, which yields MRRSDRLLDLMTRLRDGAVHRAEDLARDFDVSVRTIYRDMDTLIASGVPVEGARGSGYRALDALTLPPLTLTPAEVEALQLGLAIVAEAPDPDLKAAALSLTDKVDAALPAEAPDLMGSALAVYPFSDAARGFSHMSTIRAAIRGRQKLRLSYRRPDGLWSFRTIRPLQITHFGRIWTLTAWCELRNDFREFRVDLIESADILPEFFVDEPGMSLADYKAAG from the coding sequence ATGCGCCGCAGCGACCGCCTGCTTGACCTGATGACCCGCCTGCGCGACGGCGCCGTGCACCGCGCCGAAGACCTGGCGCGCGACTTCGACGTATCCGTTCGCACAATCTATCGCGACATGGACACGCTGATCGCCTCCGGCGTGCCGGTGGAGGGCGCGCGGGGCTCGGGTTACCGGGCGCTTGATGCGCTGACCCTGCCGCCGCTGACGCTGACCCCGGCCGAGGTCGAGGCGCTGCAACTGGGCCTGGCCATCGTCGCCGAAGCCCCCGATCCGGACCTGAAGGCCGCCGCCCTGTCCTTGACCGACAAGGTCGATGCCGCGCTGCCGGCCGAAGCGCCCGATCTCATGGGCTCGGCCCTGGCCGTCTATCCCTTCTCGGACGCGGCGCGCGGCTTTTCCCACATGTCCACGATCCGCGCCGCCATCCGGGGTCGCCAGAAACTGCGGCTCAGCTATCGCCGGCCGGATGGGCTCTGGAGCTTTCGCACCATCAGGCCACTGCAGATCACCCATTTCGGGCGCATCTGGACGCTGACGGCATGGTGCGAATTACGCAATGATTTCAGGGAATTCCGCGTCGATCTTATCGAAAGCGCGGATATCCTGCCGGAATTCTTCGTGGATGAACCGGGCATGAGCCTGGCCGATTACAAGGCCGCCGGCTGA
- the tatB gene encoding Sec-independent protein translocase protein TatB, producing the protein MFDLGWSELLVVGIVALIVVGPKDLPVLFRNVGRFVGKARAMAREFSRAMNDAADETGLRDVTKGLNAAANPLSAAMDGVKDAARDLTSSMDSKKYKADSATAKLAAERSEQAKKIQAQTARAAADRKAREAAAALAKAEEAEAALAATTATTDATDEKTET; encoded by the coding sequence ATGTTCGATCTGGGCTGGAGCGAGCTTCTGGTCGTCGGCATCGTCGCCCTGATCGTGGTCGGGCCGAAGGACTTGCCGGTGCTGTTCCGCAACGTCGGCCGCTTTGTCGGCAAGGCGCGCGCCATGGCGCGGGAATTCAGCCGCGCGATGAACGATGCAGCCGACGAAACGGGACTGCGGGACGTGACCAAGGGGCTGAACGCGGCGGCGAACCCGCTGAGCGCTGCCATGGACGGCGTCAAGGATGCGGCGCGGGATCTGACGTCTTCGATGGATTCCAAGAAGTACAAGGCCGATTCGGCGACCGCAAAGCTGGCAGCTGAACGGTCCGAACAGGCCAAGAAGATCCAGGCGCAGACCGCCCGGGCCGCGGCCGACCGCAAGGCCAGGGAAGCGGCCGCGGCACTGGCCAAGGCGGAAGAGGCCGAGGCCGCGTTGGCGGCAACGACCGCAACGACGGATGCGACGGACGAGAAGACCGAGACATGA
- the rhlE_2 gene encoding ATP-dependent RNA helicase RhlE, which yields MTKFSDLNLNPKVLKAIAEAGYETPTPIQAGAIPPALEGRDVLGIAQTGTGKTASFVLPMITQLARGRARARMPRSLVLCPTRELAAQVAENFDVYSKHLKLTKALLIGGVSFKEQEQLIDRGVDVLIATPGRLLDHFERGKLLLTGVQIMVVDEADRMLDMGFIPDIERIFSLTPFTRQTLFFSATMAPEIERITNTFLSNPDRIEVARQATTSETITQGVVMFKASRKDREASEKRNLLRALIDAEGDKCTNAIIFCNRKSDVDIVAKSLKKYGYDAAAIHGDLEQSQRMKTLDLFRDKTLRFLIASDVAARGLDIPSVSHVFNFDVPTHSEDYVHRIGRTGRAGRDGKAVMICSTRDEKYLDQIEKLVQKEIPRIDNPLKSAPEPVEAVADVEDAKPTRTRSSRSRSGSSSRSSASTSSAPASSAAPTTVASPSTPSSNPSTPAASSSSSGSSSSSSRSKSGRSGRGRDDQHHGKVVGMGDHLPSFIAMSFEERRAS from the coding sequence ATGACCAAGTTTTCTGATCTGAATCTGAACCCGAAAGTCCTGAAGGCCATCGCCGAAGCAGGATATGAAACCCCGACACCGATCCAGGCCGGCGCCATTCCGCCCGCGCTGGAAGGCCGCGACGTTCTGGGAATCGCCCAGACCGGCACCGGCAAGACCGCCAGCTTCGTGCTGCCGATGATCACGCAACTGGCGCGCGGCCGGGCCCGCGCCCGGATGCCGCGCAGCCTGGTGCTGTGCCCGACGCGTGAACTGGCGGCCCAGGTGGCGGAAAACTTCGATGTCTATTCCAAGCACCTCAAGCTTACCAAGGCCCTGCTGATCGGCGGCGTGTCCTTCAAGGAGCAGGAGCAGCTGATCGACCGTGGCGTCGACGTGCTGATCGCGACCCCCGGCCGCCTGCTGGATCACTTCGAACGCGGCAAGCTGCTGCTGACCGGCGTGCAGATCATGGTGGTGGACGAAGCCGACCGGATGCTTGACATGGGCTTCATTCCCGACATCGAACGCATCTTCTCGCTGACGCCGTTCACCCGCCAGACCCTGTTCTTCTCGGCCACCATGGCGCCGGAAATCGAACGGATCACCAACACCTTCCTGTCGAACCCCGACCGGATCGAAGTGGCCCGCCAGGCGACCACGTCCGAAACGATCACGCAGGGCGTGGTGATGTTCAAGGCCTCGCGCAAGGACCGCGAAGCCAGCGAAAAGCGCAACCTGCTGCGGGCGCTGATCGATGCCGAAGGTGACAAGTGCACCAATGCGATCATCTTCTGCAACCGCAAGTCGGACGTGGATATCGTTGCGAAATCGCTGAAGAAATACGGCTACGACGCCGCCGCGATCCATGGCGACCTTGAGCAGAGCCAGCGGATGAAGACCCTGGACCTGTTCCGCGACAAGACCCTGCGATTCCTGATCGCGTCGGACGTGGCCGCGCGGGGGCTCGACATTCCGTCGGTCAGCCACGTGTTCAACTTCGATGTGCCGACCCATTCCGAAGACTACGTGCACCGCATTGGCCGGACCGGGCGTGCGGGCCGTGACGGCAAGGCCGTGATGATCTGTTCGACCCGGGACGAAAAGTACCTCGACCAGATCGAAAAGCTTGTCCAGAAAGAGATTCCGCGCATCGACAACCCGCTGAAATCCGCGCCTGAACCGGTTGAAGCCGTGGCTGACGTCGAAGACGCCAAACCGACCAGGACAAGGTCCTCGCGGTCGCGGTCCGGATCGTCTTCCAGGTCTTCCGCGTCCACGTCTTCCGCGCCCGCGTCCTCGGCCGCGCCGACGACTGTTGCGTCGCCCTCGACGCCATCGTCCAACCCTTCGACCCCGGCCGCTTCCTCGTCTTCCTCCGGCTCCTCGTCTTCGTCCTCCCGCTCGAAAAGCGGCCGGTCGGGCCGTGGCCGCGACGACCAGCACCACGGCAAGGTGGTTGGCATGGGCGACCACCTGCCCAGCTTCATCGCCATGAGTTTCGAGGAACGCCGGGCCAGCTGA
- the fabG_20 gene encoding 3-oxoacyl-[acyl-carrier-protein] reductase FabG — MDLGVRGKRAIVCASSKGLGLGCAEALAEAGVDLVMNARGAETLEAEAARLRDTYGVAVTTVACDLTTPEGQARVLEAGANADILVNNNGGPPPGMWTDWDREDFIKALDANMLTPIALMKAVLPGMIDRGWGRVVNITSQSVRAPIATLGLSNAARTGLTGYVAGTARQVARHGVTINNLLPGVHDTDRIKTTDAGIMKQTGKSLEEVQAQRSASIPAGRIGTKEEFGQTCAFLCSQHAGFIVGQNILLDGGLNNLTM, encoded by the coding sequence ATGGATCTGGGAGTGCGGGGCAAGCGCGCCATCGTCTGTGCGTCAAGCAAGGGTCTGGGACTGGGTTGTGCCGAGGCGCTCGCCGAGGCCGGGGTCGACCTGGTGATGAACGCCCGCGGCGCCGAGACGCTGGAAGCCGAGGCCGCGCGCCTGCGCGACACCTACGGTGTGGCGGTGACAACGGTGGCCTGCGACCTGACCACGCCCGAGGGGCAGGCCAGGGTGCTGGAGGCCGGGGCGAATGCGGACATCCTGGTCAACAACAATGGCGGGCCGCCGCCGGGCATGTGGACCGACTGGGACCGCGAGGATTTCATCAAGGCGCTGGATGCCAACATGCTGACGCCCATCGCGCTGATGAAGGCGGTTCTGCCGGGCATGATCGACCGCGGCTGGGGGCGGGTGGTCAACATCACCTCGCAATCGGTGCGCGCGCCCATTGCGACGCTGGGCCTGTCGAATGCCGCCCGCACCGGGCTGACGGGCTACGTGGCCGGCACCGCACGGCAGGTGGCCAGGCATGGGGTGACCATCAACAACCTGCTGCCGGGCGTGCATGACACCGACCGGATCAAGACGACGGATGCCGGGATCATGAAGCAGACCGGCAAGTCGCTTGAAGAGGTTCAGGCCCAACGCAGCGCTTCCATTCCCGCCGGCCGGATCGGCACGAAGGAAGAGTTCGGCCAGACCTGTGCCTTTCTCTGTTCGCAGCATGCGGGCTTCATCGTTGGGCAGAATATCCTGCTGGACGGCGGGCTTAACAATCTGACGATGTAA
- the tatA gene encoding Sec-independent protein translocase protein TatA — MLNNIGLPGLLLIAVVVLVLFGRGKISSIMGEVGKGITSFKKGMNDGAKELEEDQSGETAKDVTPELEPETDKTKA; from the coding sequence ATGCTCAACAATATCGGCCTTCCCGGCCTTCTTCTGATCGCAGTCGTGGTCCTGGTGCTTTTCGGTCGCGGCAAGATCAGCTCGATCATGGGCGAGGTCGGCAAGGGAATCACCTCGTTCAAGAAGGGCATGAACGACGGCGCCAAGGAACTTGAGGAAGATCAGTCGGGCGAAACCGCCAAGGACGTGACGCCCGAGCTTGAGCCCGAGACCGACAAGACGAAGGCGTAA
- a CDS encoding putative ATPase (AAA+ superfamily), whose translation MADGDQTLPLAGTDALDRIAAALERLSPAPLATPDFDAAPAFVWHVGPERLTPVKTVNRVDISLLVGVDRSRDTLMDNTRRFARGLPANNALLWGSRGMGKSSLVKAAHGAINVDFPNLKLVELLREDLPSVGRLLKHLRSSYHRFILFCDDLSFSNDDQHYKSLKAVLDGGIEGRPDNVVFYATSNRRHLMPRDMIENERSSAISPSEAVEEKVSLSDRFGLWLGFHPCTQDEYLAMIDGYCAAHGVDVDPEVLRAEAIEWQATRGGRSGRVAWQFFTDLAGRHGVAL comes from the coding sequence ATGGCCGACGGTGACCAGACCTTGCCTCTTGCCGGCACGGACGCCCTTGACCGCATCGCCGCGGCGCTGGAGAGACTTTCTCCGGCGCCGCTGGCCACACCGGATTTCGACGCCGCGCCCGCCTTCGTCTGGCACGTTGGGCCCGAGCGGCTGACGCCGGTGAAGACGGTCAACCGGGTCGATATCTCGCTTCTGGTGGGGGTCGACCGGTCCCGCGACACGCTGATGGACAACACCCGGCGCTTCGCCAGGGGGCTGCCCGCAAACAACGCGTTGCTCTGGGGATCGCGCGGGATGGGGAAGTCGAGCCTGGTCAAGGCGGCGCATGGCGCCATCAATGTCGATTTCCCGAACCTCAAGCTGGTGGAATTGTTGCGCGAAGACCTGCCCAGCGTCGGCCGACTGCTGAAACATCTGCGCAGCTCTTACCATCGGTTCATCCTGTTTTGCGACGACCTGTCGTTTTCCAACGACGACCAGCATTACAAGTCGCTGAAGGCGGTGCTGGATGGCGGTATCGAAGGTCGGCCCGACAACGTGGTCTTCTACGCCACGTCGAACCGGCGTCACCTGATGCCCCGGGACATGATCGAAAACGAACGGTCTTCGGCGATCAGTCCCAGCGAGGCGGTCGAGGAAAAGGTGTCCCTGTCAGATCGGTTCGGCCTGTGGCTGGGGTTCCATCCCTGCACCCAGGACGAATACCTGGCGATGATCGACGGCTATTGCGCGGCGCATGGCGTCGATGTCGATCCCGAGGTCCTGCGGGCCGAGGCCATCGAATGGCAGGCCACGCGCGGTGGACGGTCGGGCCGGGTGGCCTGGCAGTTCTTCACCGATCTTGCGGGTCGGCACGGGGTGGCGTTGTAA